The proteins below come from a single Megalops cyprinoides isolate fMegCyp1 chromosome 5, fMegCyp1.pri, whole genome shotgun sequence genomic window:
- the spp1 gene encoding osteopontin, which produces MTKRSVKRSASSSESSEEVVKPARMQLKAPAALPKAAPVQTVTAGSDESSDSSDEAQSDDDDDDTDSDDTDEADTDESESAEFEETTTAPPAPIETTLPPVIDNGRGDSLGYPGDYKKSIVYVESNKIEKEPSSYKFYGVDKAEEGLVSKKTSVYDAKDGNDIEKNLKVYKALQVHEDIMEEDTSTPEVESQGLDMASGTVEEPTHRQAPQSAPEESEATESEGESTSASMADSVSTSEESDGSQSSEEATATPGAADSDSSDTSESEESDSNETEETSEAPVVITAK; this is translated from the exons ATGACGAAGCGCAGc GTGAAACGTTCAGCAAGCAGCTCAGAGAGCTcagaggaagtg GTAAAGCCTGCTCGTATGCAGCTGAAAGCCCCAGCGGCTCTTCCAAAAGCAGCACCTGTACAG ACTGTGACGGCAGGGTCTGACGAGAGCTCTGACAGCTCAGATGAAGCACAG tcagatgacgatgatgatgataccGACAGCGATGACACAGATGAGGCT GACACAGATGAGAGTGAAAGCGCCGAGTTTGAGGAGACCACCAccgccccccctgcccccatcGAGACCACACTCCCCCCGGTCATTGACAACGGGAGGGGTGACAGCTTGGGTTACCCCGGTGACTACAAGAAGTCCATTGTTTACGTGGAGAGCAACAAAATCGAGAAGGAACCGTCCTCCTACAAGTTCTACGGTGTGGATAAGGCAGAGGAGGGCCTGGTGAGCAAGAAAACGTCCGTCTATGATGCCAAGGATGGAAACGATATTGAAAAGAACCTGAAAGTATACAAG GCCCTCCAGGTGCACGAGGACATCATGGAGGAGGACACCAGCACCCCTGAGGTGGAAAGCCAGGGCCTGGACATGGCGAGCGGGACAGTCGAGGAGCCTACCCACCGCCAGGCCCCTCAGAGTGCCCCGGAGGAGAGCGAGGCCACAGAGAGCGAAGGAGAAAGCACCAGCGCCAGCATGGCCGACAGTGTCAGCACCAGCGAGGAGTCTGACGGCAGCCAGAGCAGCGAGGAGGCCACGGCCACACCCGGCGCCGCCGACAGCGACTCCTCTGATACCTCCGAGAGCGAGGAGAGTGACTCCAACGAGACCGAGGAGACTAGCGAGGCTCCCGTTGTCATCACCGCTAAGTAA